Part of the Paenibacillus sp. JNUCC32 genome is shown below.
CCTGCGGCTGTAGATTTTCCTTAAGTGAAGCTCGAAGGCCATCTCCTGAACCCGGAGGGTATAGGAGGCATAGATATGGCCAACCATTGCCATCAGCAGCGTAGTTTTTCCTGATCCTTGAGCACCGGTAATCGCCGTAATCCGGCTGCCTCTCATCAAATATTTCAATAAACCGATCACCAACTCGGAGCCGCTCCCCGTAATCAATTGATCAAGCGTAGCCTTGGGCAAATCGAACTTGCGTACAAAAAATGCCCAGGATTCGGCAAACGGTGGCCTTACCACAACAACCCTGGAGCCATCCTTCATCTCATTCACTTTGTAACCGCTGGCTTCCGACAGCTGTCCCGGATGATTATATTTGTATATGTTTTGACATACCCGCTTAAGCTCCAGCATCGAACCAAACGATAAAAAAGCAAGATGAAGCGAAACACCCCGGTAAAAAATCCAGACGCTCTCACAGCCTGATGCAGGCAATTCGGCATTCGAAAGACCTAGCCCCAAAAAATCATCCGGTCCGTAAAAAGAAGTACCCTGTCCGCTATCGCGGTCGACGGGAACGCCGCTGACTCCCCCACTGATCCCGTCAATCCGCTGATCCCTGATTTCATCCACGACGGAAAATCCTTTGTACTGCTGATAAATGCGCTGAACGACGATATCCAGCTTCTCCTGAAACAGAAGCGTACGCTGCTCTGACTCATAAATATAAGCAATGTCTTCCGCGGTAACCGCATAAACGCTGCCCTCCCCGTAACCGGGAATGACGCGAGGCTGCGCAAGATCGTATGTCTCCAGAAGTACGGATAAAGCATCCTCCCCGTGCCGCTGCTGGTACAAGTACAAGAGAATCTCGAATTGATCCTGGGCCGTTAATTCGGTTAGGCTTTCAAACGGAATGGCTGCATCAATGTTGGACTCGTTCAATCCCAGATCCTTGACAAGCAGCTGCTTTAAAAAATCCTTAACATACGCCTTGTCCATCGCATCACCGGATACGCAGCCCTTGAGCGCGCTTCGCAATTCGCTCCGCTTGTTCAGCCTGCGGCGATACGCTTCTTCGTGCAGCCCTAAATCAGACAATTGGCTGTGCGTCAGCTGATGCAGGCTTTCCTTAACAAATGCCGTCATGGCTTCGATCGAATAGGGATCCGAGCCCCGCGTTATAGCAGCCGCCGGTTTGCGGGTATCCATATAACGCAGATAGACAAACAACACGACTAACAAAACCAGGATGATGATCCACATCGTGTTCAAGGCGTTACCCAAAAGCATGCAGGCCCCCCGCTTTCGAACGGCCGGACGGAAGTCCGAGCTGTTCAGCCGACGCATCAGCCAGGTGACGGACGGCATTATACAGTGAATTCAAACCTTTCAGGTCCGCGCCCCCACGGTTGCGCTGCATGTAGGGAATAATCGAACTCATATTCCATGCATCCGTCATGCCGGAGCAATACGGAACGCCAACCGCCATCGTTTTGATTCCAAAGCGGCGCTTCATATTTTGCAGTGTGCAGCTGCTCTCCCGATCATATTTGCCGATCATGTACAAGCAGTCTTTTTCCTTCAGCTCCGGAGGAAGTCTTTCCTTCTCAAGCTCTCTCTTCAGGACATGCAAATTCTGATTCAATCCAACGATGATCAAGTCTGCCGCTTGAAGTATTGCACGATCCGCAGCTCGGGGAACACCATTTCCGGCATCCGCTACGGTAACGTCATAACTTCGTTTGGAGGACGCCAAGACCTTGAACATTAGTTCAGTCCGATTCACACCTTCCGCATGTCTAGCCGAACTGAAATCATTGGCCGACGTCGGCTTCGGTCCGCACAAAAGATCTAGCCGATCAGACAGCAGCGGCAGGGCATAATTGCGGACATTATCTGGATTCAGCCTCCCGCTTGCATTGAGCCGTTCGAGGGCATCCAATCCGGTATCCTGAAACGCCGCCATATAATCGAACGCTTCCTCCTTCAGCGCAAAGGCCTGTTCCACTCGTTCTCCTGCTTGTCCACCATGGGCAAGCAGCACTTTGACCTGGTATTCAAACGCCAATACGATCGGTAAACATGCGGCCAACAGCGTGCTGCCGCTCCCGCTTTTTAATGGGCTCCATACAGCAATCAGACTCATGCATGCCTCCTTCCCGCTTGCCTAAACGCCCGGCGGATATGCCGCTGCTCCATCTCCGTCAGGATCCGAATCAGTTCGGTAAGCGACCGCTTATACTGTCGTGACAATGGCTTGATGCCCAGTCTGCCTGCATGTTCGTTTTTTATTTTCAGCGCAAAAAACAACTCATCCCAAGGCATCTTCACAGGGGGGCCCAGCCATTGAATCCGGCTATCCTCCATAAAGCCTTCAATATAGGATCCGTCCGCCAGGTCTTCGATAACCTGTACGTATACGCGATGGAAAGGCGGCAGCGGGTCATCTGTTCTTGCTGCTCTTAGTTCATCCAGCAAGGCCGCGCTCTTTCGCAATCCCGTTACTTCGAATCCGCTGACCCAAACATGGGCATCCGCCGTATCCCACTGATCCTTGTCCATAAATTGCGGCTTCTCCACGTCCATCACAATATAGTCATATTTCTTCTCATTCATTTCTTCCAGATAATCCATCAGTGACGTATAACTCCCAAATCCTGTTGCCACATCGAAACCGGCAAACTCCATGACCGGCAGCTGTGGATGCATTACGCTAATGCAATGTCTGTACTTCGCATCTATCGCGCCATCGACGAGCAGCACCCTGCTGTCTCCATTGGCTAGTATTTTGCACATGTACAGGAGCATATCGCTCTTGTCGCAGATGCCCGAAAATATCCACCTCTTCACTTTGGTTACACTCCTTCGCTTACCAACTGTTCTCAGGGGCTCACTTTGTCATTCCTACGGGCTCGAGAATATGAAATCAGCCTCTGGCGGTGTCTTATCACTGCCGTCCTGGGCATCTGTCCTCCCGGTTGACCCCAAAATCTGCTCGGCCTCCGAAGCCTTCTCTTCCCGAAGCGTAACCTCCGTATTCACGTCATCGTTCGGGAGAATGCCATCGTAACTCGTTCCGGTAGCGGATTTTGCAGGGGGATTTATATTGGATGCCGGGCTCCAAGAATCCGGACTCCTGGCTCCGCCAGCATAGGCGGAATTAGGAGGCATGTCGGACACTTGCGCTTGCTGACTCGGCTGGAGTTTGCTTAAATCGTCTTCCAGCGTGTTTCGGAGCGTAAGCTCCAATTGCTTCTCGGCTTTCTTCACGATGTTCGGGTTGCTTGCAATCAGCTTCGTCACCTCCGCGTTCGGCGGATAGTTCGGAATCGCTCTCTCTTGCAGCTCGGGTTCTACATAGGTAAGCGCATAGAGCGTAGCATCATGCAGATAAGCGTCAACCAATGCGCTGGAGAGCAATAAGATTTCCTGCTCGCTTAACGTTGTCCAAAATGCCGGATTTTGGAGCCTGTCGATCTTCTTTTTGGATAAAACGATGTAATCCTGTCCGGTTGGGAACTGGACTCTAACATCAATGACATCCCCCTTTTGCAAGTCGCTTGGCAGATATACGGATTTCATCTCCCGGTGACGGAGATCGGGCCGCGTCGGCTCCTCTTCAAAGAGCATCGCGCCGGTAATCGGCATTCCCTGAAGCAGCTCGATCTTGGCGCCCTTCCCGGCAATCTCTTCCCTGCCCGAGAAGAGATTGCCGGACGAGCCGTCATACGGCATACGCACTTCCTTGATGTCCTCGGCTTCTATGAAATGACCCGGCGGAATATCTCTTACCGGGACCCATGCCGCCTGCATCGAATTGAGCTGCTGCAGCTGGGTCTCTTCAAGCTCCGCGATTCGCTGCTCGTATTGGGTGCGCTCCACGTGCCGCTCCTCTTTAGAGCCGTGCACATAATACAACATGGCGCCGGCACATACAGCCCCAGTTACGGCTGCGCCGGCAAGTCCGGCAAATATCAGTTTGCGGCTTCGCCTCCTGATAATCGGCATGGCTTCATCTCC
Proteins encoded:
- a CDS encoding ATPase, T2SS/T4P/T4SS family → MLLGNALNTMWIIILVLLVVLFVYLRYMDTRKPAAAITRGSDPYSIEAMTAFVKESLHQLTHSQLSDLGLHEEAYRRRLNKRSELRSALKGCVSGDAMDKAYVKDFLKQLLVKDLGLNESNIDAAIPFESLTELTAQDQFEILLYLYQQRHGEDALSVLLETYDLAQPRVIPGYGEGSVYAVTAEDIAYIYESEQRTLLFQEKLDIVVQRIYQQYKGFSVVDEIRDQRIDGISGGVSGVPVDRDSGQGTSFYGPDDFLGLGLSNAELPASGCESVWIFYRGVSLHLAFLSFGSMLELKRVCQNIYKYNHPGQLSEASGYKVNEMKDGSRVVVVRPPFAESWAFFVRKFDLPKATLDQLITGSGSELVIGLLKYLMRGSRITAITGAQGSGKTTLLMAMVGHIYASYTLRVQEMAFELHLRKIYSRRNILSFRETEHISGQAGLDLQKKTDGTVNILGEVASDEVASWMIQMSQVASLFTVFTHHAKTFRDLVQSLRNSLLKSGAFRQEHIAEQQVVSVINFDIHMRRDAFGNRYIERITECIPVDKGALPQFEVSTENNWKSSMEEYFHLSSEHMRRLNEDRCYVSRNVIEYRDGAYIACAKLSEISIREMTEQMHPEDAEEFRIFLDSGWGEQRGL
- a CDS encoding SAF domain-containing protein, with the protein product MPIIRRRSRKLIFAGLAGAAVTGAVCAGAMLYYVHGSKEERHVERTQYEQRIAELEETQLQQLNSMQAAWVPVRDIPPGHFIEAEDIKEVRMPYDGSSGNLFSGREEIAGKGAKIELLQGMPITGAMLFEEEPTRPDLRHREMKSVYLPSDLQKGDVIDVRVQFPTGQDYIVLSKKKIDRLQNPAFWTTLSEQEILLLSSALVDAYLHDATLYALTYVEPELQERAIPNYPPNAEVTKLIASNPNIVKKAEKQLELTLRNTLEDDLSKLQPSQQAQVSDMPPNSAYAGGARSPDSWSPASNINPPAKSATGTSYDGILPNDDVNTEVTLREEKASEAEQILGSTGRTDAQDGSDKTPPEADFIFSSP